From Podospora bellae-mahoneyi strain CBS 112042 chromosome 3, whole genome shotgun sequence, the proteins below share one genomic window:
- a CDS encoding hypothetical protein (EggNog:ENOG503P4IX; COG:B): protein MDDLTTSLAQNLTTSLSPADLQAAFSNDNNDDNDLGRAPPRMGFNTEPKLCQFILSRRNVTASVSLEIRPSGCSTGSGLFIARGEQDGIEAGREIYRSKPLMLAFDGAGGDGWCHFCGGYFEGYFGGEKGGVRVCSGCGVGRFCSKECQKLAWNRFHKEECKVLKSTPGIKPQSLLAHRLVWFQQKGYITTEQGAVIQGLEAHFDEYTREEGGKTTEVYDVAMAIRDVTGEGREKKIDVGLIWKLVPQLWTNCVRLRGSSSRETVAFALELVTAMINHSCEPNAFAFLEKGEIRVRSLKKIAAGEEITICYIDPTVDVKSRREILMDEHFFECDCARCKDEIETQKRRVAADGKTSMATVRQAQISMLDLIKSAAVTACKYPGVYSDFANLTIVESTMNTIMKNAFPNFGWGDDLDPVPMVRLCLSVLYLEQGKPAPALRNGLRGYFARRGGRTDPNAVNILIDIIHVLIAASCLPPDSPVLKDASFPLRVDISNVMYWYLYKACKEAGEVFGDDCEYTKAIGDLFAKMMARLPAGASRPPEDDFMEELEDSLRRVVEWAGVWVYEGA, encoded by the exons ATGGACGATctaaccacctccctcgcccaaaacctcaccacctccctctccccggCAGACCTCCAAGCCGCCTtcagcaacgacaacaacgatgACAATGACCTCGGTCGCGCCCCTCCCCGAATGGGGTTTAACACCGAACCTAAACTCTGCCAGTTTATCCTCTCACGCAGGAACGTCACTGCTTCCGTCTCGCTCGAGATTCGACCGTCGGGTTGCTCGACTGGGTCGGGGCTGTTTATTGCCCGGGGTGAACAGGACGGGATTGAGGCTGGAAGGGAGATTTACAGGTCTAAGCCGTTGATGCTGGCTTTTGATGGtgcaggtggtgatgggtggtgtCATTTTTGTGGGGGGTATTTCGAGGGgtattttgggggggagaaggggggggtgagggtttgTAGCGGGtgtggggttgggaggtttTGTTCGAAG GAATGCCAAAAGTTGGCTTGGAATAGATTTCACAAGGAGGAGTGCAAGGTTTTGAAGAGCACACCCGGGATTAAGCCGCAGAGCTTGCTGGCTCATCGGCTGGTGTGGTTCCAGCAGAAGGGGTATATCACTACCGAGCAGGGGGCTGTGATTCAGGGGTTGGAGGCTCACTTTGATGAGTACActagggaggaggggggcaaGACGACCGAGGTGTATGATGTTGCGATGGCGATTAGGGACGTgactggggaggggagggagaagaagattgatgTTGGGTTGATTTGGAAGTTGGTGCCGCAG CTCTGGACCAACTGTGTCCGCCTGAGGGGTTCTTCTTCCAGAGAAACGGTTGCTTTTGCGCTGGAGCTTGTCACTGCCATGATCAACCATTCTTGCGAGCCGAACGCCTTTGCTTTTTTGGAAAAGGGCGAGATTCGCGTCCGGTCGTTGAAGAAGATTGCGGCTGGAGAGGAGATTACCATTTGCTATATCGATCCTACGGTTGATGTCAAGAGTCGGCGGGAGATTCTGATGGATGAGCACTTTTTTGAGTGTGACT GTGCCCGCTGCAAAGACGAGATCGAGACCCAAAAGCGTAGGGTGGCTGCCGATGGAAAGACAAGCATGGCTACTGTCCGTCAAGCCCAGATATCCATGCTCGACCTGATCAAGAGCGCCGCCGTCACCGCCTGCAAGTACCCCGGTGTCTATTCCGATTTTGCGAACCTCACCATTGTCGAAAGCACAATGAACACCATCATGAAAAACGCCTTTCCCAACTTTGGGTGGGGTGACGATCTCGACCCTGTCCCCATGGTGCGCCTTTGCCTTAGCGTCCTCTACCTCGAGCAGGGCAAACCAGCCCCGGCTTTGCGCAACGGCCTCAGGGGGTATTTTGCTCGTCGCGGAGGCCGGACTGACCCCAATGCTGTCAATATTCTGATTGACATTATTCATGTGCTCATCGCGGCGAGCTGTCTACCTCCTGACTCTCCTGTTCTCAAGGACGCGTCGTTTCCCTTGCGGGTGGACATCAGTAATGTTATGTATTGGTACCTTTATAAGGCTTGCaaggaggctggggaggtgtttggggaTGATTGCGAGTATACCAAGGCGATTGGGGACTTGTTTGCCAAGATGATGGCCAGGTTGCCTGCTGGTGCGAGTAGGCCGCCGGAGGATGATTTcatggaggagcttgaggactcgctgaggagggttgttgagtgggcgggggtttgggtttaTGAGGGGGCTTAG